The Vicia villosa cultivar HV-30 ecotype Madison, WI linkage group LG1, Vvil1.0, whole genome shotgun sequence genome includes a region encoding these proteins:
- the LOC131654920 gene encoding uncharacterized protein LOC131654920, with protein MDCTPDQKVWYGTHMLAVEAEDWWLETRQRLEADGEEVTWVVFRREFLRKYFPEDVRGKKEIEFLDLRQGNKSVVEYASKFGELAKFYQHYDGPTGEFLKCVKFENGLRPEIKKSIIYQKICVFADLVDSCRIYEEDNNAHYRVISEKRGGKSQQGRVKPYDAPAGKGKQKAIEDKRTSGGDAPTGIVCFKCSKAGHKSTVCTVEAKRFFRCGKFGHESFECTHKEMVCFNCDEEGHIGSKC; from the coding sequence atggattgcactccAGACCAGAAGGTttggtatgggactcatatgctagcagtcgaGGCGGAAGACTGGTGGCTAGAGACTCGTCAGAGGTTGGAGGCTGACGGTGAGGAAGTTACTTGGGTTGTATTCCGTAgggagttcttaaggaagtactttccaGAGGATGTtcgtggcaagaaggaaatcgAGTTCCTTGATTTGAGACAAGGGAATAAGTCGGTTGTTGAGTATGCTTCTAAATTTGGAGAGTTGGCTAAATTCTACCAACATTATGATGGACCAACTGGTGAATTTTTGAAGTGCGTCAAGTTTGAGAACGGGTTGCGCCCAGAAATCAAGAAGTCGATTATTTACCAAAAGATTTGTGTCTTTGCCGATTTGGTTGATAGTTGTCGAATCTATGAGGAAgataacaatgctcattatcgggTTATTAGTGAGAAGCGGGGTGGCAAGAGTCAACAAGGCCGTGTCAAGCCTTATGATGCTCCTGCTGGAAAGGGTAAGCAGAAAGCTATTGAGGacaagagaactagtgggggagatgctcctactGGTATTGTGTGCTTCAAATGCAGCAAAGCTGGTCATAAGAGCACGGTGTGTACTGTTGAAGCGAAGAGGTTTTTCCGTTGTGGAAAGTTTGGACATGAGTCGTTTGAGTGCACGCATAAGGAGATGGTTTGTTTCAACTGTGATGAAGAGGGCCACATTGGAAGTAAGTGTTAG